The genomic stretch TTACATGTTCTCGGTatcttttcttttcgttttctCATACTTGATAACATTTGTTAGTTTGTTTATTTAGGGACCATTTGGACGGACACCAaaattgtatttgtttttttttttttttggcaacatTCTAGATTGCATATAAATGTGGTGTGTTTCAGGACCTCATCATAATTGATTGCAATTCAACTACATCCACGAAAATGTTAAGTTCTTCCTCCCTTACATGCAAACGATGATTTCTCTGTGCTCCCTTCCTCCCTCTGCTGACAAATCTACTGTTCTGGTTTCACTGAGCTGTACAATGGTTACCCATGGGATTTTGCCAAGGgtaagatccaggccattcaacaGGGGAAATCTATAGTGTACCATCCATGGCCAAAATAAGTACAGTCAGGCAAACCACGCATGTCAAAACTGTtggaatttttttcaaaatgtccaTTTTTTCATACATGTGACCCAACTGATGATCAACTTGTTCTCATTTTTAGGCCATGCAGACATGATCCTGCTTCAATTTCAGTGTAGCAAACACTCCAAAATGAAATATGTTCAAGattaggtcattcatcatgtgcagCCCATGGGCACAATACTTGAGATGAAAAAAAGAATATCCATACTAAGACGTGTCCAGCCAAATCATATGCTTTTTGAATTGAAAATTTTCAGCTTGCAATTAATATGATTCAGCAACCTATTTCAAGCATCCAAAAGGCATTTGGGTTTACCACCAAATAGCTATTAACAGGGTTCTGTGGTGGGATGGAGAAGGGAAGCCCCATAATGTGGGCATCAATTTTCCTGTTTTTGAATCACAAGTTAGATAAAAAGGGGACATTCCTGTTCTTATCTTGTCATTTGGATGCAGCACGTTCCATCAGCCTTGGGATGCACCCATATGTAGTGTTAGCCTTGTGGAATTTGCAATGCATTTCCTTTTGTTTGACACAAAAaggaaataataataacaaataaaaGAAGTCCCTGAAACAAAGGATGCCAAAAGGAGACTTATTTACTTAACAAAGTCATAGTAACTTATGGAAGGTttcacaacaaaaaataaaattaagatgcaTGAATTTCTTGCCCATTACTCTATAAGATGATAAAAAAGAAGGGTTATGTTGGAAAACTTACAGCGTATACTGAGACTGGTTCATTCTACCTAAAATTATGCATAAACAATATTTTTTTATCGATACTAAAcaagataaaataaaaaagattaaaTATTCTACCTGATAATTTCCATATGTATTGAGGCTATTACTTCTTCTTCAGGAGATAATTCCAATCTCATTGGCCTAAAAAAATGCATTTAAAAGAGAGTCAAAATACAGCTAGgtattacctttcaaaaaaaaaaaaaaaggagagttaaATATGATGTACTAAATCTTCATATAAGcatcaaaataaatggaaaaaaaaaatgcagtagAATGATGAAACTATTGCAAAAGAAGAAGCCACCACATCTAGCAACTAAGTGGTTGGTTTTGTTCATGTACCTGGAACTCTCAAAGATATCACCCAATTAACCATGGCAAAGAAACTGTCtatcacttggaagtaggaacaGAGTAGTCCTAGCTTCACTTGGTATTTGATCCATACACCTATTATTATTAATTACAAATGATGATGTTTTGCAATATAATAATGTTATTAGAAGTGACATGAACTCAAAAGGACAAATTCCACTGCATTAAAATAAGCCAACATGCCTAAATACATTGATGGTTTCTGCACTATAGGATTTTTATATTGGTTCACATTCTGAGTATAGAAACCAAGTTAATAGAAATTTTTTTAACCAAAGATATATTCTTACTCACTGAAGCAGAGGCTGTTGGTTCAAGATGGTTGATTGCGAGAGACGCTCAAAGTTGTATTTCTCGTCTGCAGCATGCTGCATCAAATGCCAGATCTTAGTACATGTTCATTTCACTATCTTAAGAATCCCAGAACATCTAATTAGAAATTGATTGGTGCTAGGTAGGCGGACCTTTATCCAAACACACCATTTATAAAGAACTGtcataaacatgaaaaacaaGCTTATGAAACATGAGAAGTGTGTGCATATGGACTTCCACTGATACGAAGAAAAAGGCGAAGTTACCTGATCTACAATAAATAAGTCTTGATCAATCTTGCCGATGATAAAACCAAGATTGAACTGCCCAATAACCTAAGAAACAAATGTAAGTATAGCTTACCATCAGTTTAATTCATCACAAATGGAATTCAACTAAATCAAAGTTCACAGAATGGCGTGAATGAAATCTGGCTCATAAAATAGGCCTGGAGAAAAGATATGAATTAATttatagagctttgctaagcccaaatGCATGCCATAaaggccacacatgtgccagaatGGCacgataggtccaagatccaagccatccatcagaaccactatattgatgccaaAGTGAAAGAATCAGGTCGATCCACTGTCAGGTGAGCCACAGTTTGCAAACAGAGATATGGCTCTGAAAACTAGGCCAAAGTTTCCTAACCAATCCACTCGTCTCCAACATTGGGTCCTGCATGCTGATTGGACCATATTTtaattttgggaaaacatgtataaGGTCAGACCAGCCTGGTAGATGGATTCGATCTCGAACTTATGTGCCAGCTGGCACATGTGGCGTGTACACAAGCTTTATTGCGCATGTgtgtgagcttagcaaagctctgaCATATAAAATAAGTTCCAGAGCAGGACTGCATTTGGTGGATTCACATCAGAATACACTCGTCCATGCATGATATCACCCAAAATTGCCCTCTCAATTACCTTCATACAGTTGGGCTGACAAACCCAATGGATGACACCACCACCCAATTGTATAGCACAAATCAAGAGGTACCTTCTTGGGGAATTTCCTCAGTTGTGATTGAAGAAATCACATAATAGTTCCAAGCAAAGCaagaatgatttttaaaaaaaggcacaTGCAACAACCTCCATTCTTCCAAAATCTTCTTTCCTAAAGAATCTCTCTAACTCATTACATGCTGCAGCTAGAGCCTTTGCCTTTCCCTCCTGATTTTCTGGTTGGGAATTCTCCAATGTTGCAGCAGCATAGCATCTAATGCATGAGCAGTATATGTCAAAATAATGAGGAAATAAGGTCTTGCTGCCATATGTATGAACAAACCCGACAACTGCTTTTCTTATTTAACAAACAAATCTACAATTTAATGACCTTTTAATATTCATTCTTTCAGGTGCAGAACTGTTGGAATGCAATCTTGACAGTCTCTGGCTCCTCCTGGTTCTAAGATCATTGATACTAAATTGCAAAACAGAACATATCTCTGAACCAGAACAAGGGACTGGACCATCCAAAATCACATTGGAAGATTGTACCAATGGAGCTGTACTTGATAGATCGTCCAGTGTATTTTCTAGACTTTTGCCAGAAAAAGCTTTTGAACCCACATCAACGAGAGGTGATGCTTTCTCCTGACTTGTGACATTCTCCTGGTAATAACGAAATCAAGTTCAGAAACAGCTTtatgcatttttaaaaaaaaaaaaagtatagaaCCAATCACATGCTAGGAAGAACTCCGGAGCTAAGCAAAATCATTCTACCCTATGCTCAAATGATTCTAGAGGATATAACTGCACAAAATCTATGACAAGAAAAAGATCATAAAGTCAATGCACGCTGCTTCATAAAGTATAAAGGAATGACAAGCCTTGATGCATCAAGACATGAATAGTATCCTGATAAGCTGATTCCATATAAGTGGGTCACAAGGACCCAAACCATTGACCTGATGGGTCCCACAGGAGATTTGAGAAGCCTGaggatcttccacattgaaagaTTCTATTGATCCAACATTTTGTCCTCTTTTCTCAAATGTTGTAGTATATTTTATTAACTACATGCTTGCCTTCAGAACATCCAATCTGGAAGAATTTTTGGGGCATATCCCATCCCTGGTGGgcccccatcagatcaatggtttggaccacTGAGCCATGGGCTTAACCAGTATGGAGTGGGTGAATCAGGATATGCATCAAGGCCAGTTGTTCCATTTATATGTTTAGAACAGTTGAATTTGAGAAAACAAGTGAAAATACAGATCCACATACCTCAGCAGACACTCTATCATCAATGCAGCTTCTGGCCAAAGGTGGAGTTCTCACTTCATTCAGAACATGGAATGCCTTGGAATGCTCTGAAAGTTCGTTTTTATCCATGTCAGTAGAATCATCACATTCATGTTGACTAAGAAGGGAACCTGAGACTGAAGCATGCATTTCTGGATGTGTTTTCCTCACTTGACAAGGAAGCATTTCACTTCTTAGCACTGGCAATTCTGACAATACTGTACAAGTATCTTCATGCTTCCTCTTATTCACGGTCACAAACTTGGTAAGTGAAGACTGAACAACTTTTGAACGACTGGATGAATCAACATTTTCTGCAGAATCCTTTTCAACTTCTCTTCCACCATACATGGCATGCTTATCATTTCTTGTATTAGATATCGGAGTTTTCAGCTGCTTAGGCTGATATGCAGAAAATCTTTTGGACTTCTCCATGCTGTAGCTGCTAATAAGAGCACTATTCTTCAACAAGGGAGTTTCCTCCTTGCATTGAACGATTCCTTCTGCCACATCTGAATCCGGAATGCCCTCTTCAACCATGTCAAGAGAAGTATCATCCGTGGTTTGTTCTGGCCAGCACGCAACGTCCTTTTGCACACTGCCTCTAGGAGATTTTGGTGGAGAGCAATGGGGTTCGTCACAAGGTGCATCCAATTCAAATGTATCCTTTTCCTTCTTTGAACCCTTCTTTGGATCCTCAAAGCTGTTAATTGAATAGCTACAGAGGCTTGGGGAGTAGATGCTTTCTATCGCCTCTCTTAAGGAAAGCATAAGGGAGGCTTCATCAGAAAAGAATATTTTCCTTTTATCCGGAGTTACATTGACATCATATGCTTTAGTTGGTATAGTAAAATTCATGATTGCAACAGGATACTGCCGGGAGTTCGAACTTTTATACAGTTCATTTATAAGCTTGCTGACTTTAGGCATATCCACTGGCCGACCATTTACATAAAAGAACTGTCTATCTCCAAGGGTACGTCCGCTGCCTTGCCCAGGCTTGGAAAGAAAGCCTTCCACTTTGCAGCCATCTGATACACATATGCTCAAAGGTTCCAAGCATGCAAAGGTGTTCATGCCAAATACTGTTACAATATTATCTTTGAGTGAACTGCTTCCAGGGGTTTTAAGCACCACAGACTTTATATTTTTACTGGCGGTGTTGGTGCAAACCAGTCGCACTCCTTTTGCAATAACTGCATATGCCTGCAAAACAGTAGAAACAAAAAAGTGAATGCAATTACCAACACAGGTTTGGTAGCCACAATATATGAAAGGCTTGCCACGAGGATAATTTTAATTTCAAAACAGGAAACACCTAGGAGCATCATGAAGATAACGCCAGTAATGCAGTGGAGCAAGCAAATGACAATGATAAAAGTGAAGGCTACTGATGAGACTAGGATTCCGATTCCCCTTCTCTATATGCGTGCTAGTGTAGCATGTGTGGGTGGGATCTAGACTGCAGATGAGGCTGGCTCCACCATGTATGTGCCATCAAGTGGGTGCAACAATgaaagttgaatgtggactgctgGTCAAttccttttaaccatccatttttcatatgtGTGTGGAACACCCAATGAATGGACCACAATTTTCAGGCAACAGCACCAAAGTGTAATGGCCCCACCCAATGAACAGCTTGTTGGATCTTAcccatgtgccatgttggcatgtaTGGGGAGACAAGGTCCTACTCTCACAAGTAGCCCTGGTAAGGTTCATTGCCCATAAAGAAAAAACTACTAAAAATAATCAAATTGTCCCAATGATGAGAGACACTTTCAAATCTTAAGGTCATATAGCATGTTGTTGTACGACAACTGTTTGCTGATCTATGATGTGGTAAAGGGCAGGAGTGACAAGAAGGTCATTTGCTACAAGGGCCTCATCTTCATTGTTCTCCTTTGTTTTTAATAATATTTGACatcttttcaaaaagaaaaataaaatcatagGAACAGATGAAGTTAGAAACTTTAGCAACTACGTAAGTTACTTGAACCATGCAATGGGAAACTAACATTCAATAAAGAAATGAGCTTTCCATATTCCCTTCGGATATTGCGACTGAACTCCTTATTCCGCACTGGCAAAGTGGAGAACAGCTTCTCAACAGTGACGGTCGTGCCAATTGGTCGTGCTGTCTTCCTTTCAGATGTTACCAAACCCGAATGGTCAAACGTCAAGCGCGTGCCAACAGACTCATTTTTTGTTCTCGTTTCAACAGTTAAGTTCCCCAATGCACAAAGGGAGCTTAGTGCCTCTCCTCTGAAGCCAAAAGTCGTCAAAGActgaagatcaggaaaatctGCTATTTTAGAAGTATGATGCTTGAGTGCAAGAGCCTGCAACAAGTTGAACAAATGTTGATTTTGAAGGATAGCAAAAAAGGAGAAAATTCCAACAATATGAGCAGTTAAACTAAGAACCTTTTTCCAAGCCCAAAATGTCCAACTACTCAACACTAGTCGAAACGGGTCAAATGGAACAGTAATTCGAAGTGATGAATCAGTGGAATATAACACAACAAACTAATAAAGCatctttttttaataataaagataaaattaATAGATGGAAAAATCTTAAAATAACAAATAAAGCatctttttttaataataaagataaaattaATAGATGGAAAAatcttaaaataataaaataacaaaCAAAGCATCATTTATttgatcatcgtcatcatcatcaccatcatctaagcctttatCCCAAACTAATTAGGGTGGGCTGAacaaatcctgttctgccattccactgtATCAAGGATCATATCCTCAGACTGGATTaaggagggttgtgtcaggttggcagccatCATCAAACTACTGCCGCaacttttctcctcttttaaagtataaaactaaaatctctactatat from Magnolia sinica isolate HGM2019 chromosome 17, MsV1, whole genome shotgun sequence encodes the following:
- the LOC131231927 gene encoding DNA mismatch repair protein PMS1 isoform X2, which translates into the protein MEGVVNSPSIRPINKGVIHRICSGQVILDLSSAVKELVENSLDAGASSIEISLKEYGEESFKVIDNGCGISPSNFQALALKHHTSKIADFPDLQSLTTFGFRGEALSSLCALGNLTVETRTKNESVGTRLTFDHSGLVTSERKTARPIGTTVTVEKLFSTLPVRNKEFSRNIRREYGKLISLLNAYAVIAKGVRLVCTNTASKNIKSVVLKTPGSSSLKDNIVTVFGMNTFACLEPLSICVSDGCKVEGFLSKPGQGSGRTLGDRQFFYVNGRPVDMPKVSKLINELYKSSNSRQYPVAIMNFTIPTKAYDVNVTPDKRKIFFSDEASLMLSLREAIESIYSPSLCSYSINSFEDPKKGSKKEKDTFELDAPCDEPHCSPPKSPRGSVQKDVACWPEQTTDDTSLDMVEEGIPDSDVAEGIVQCKEETPLLKNSALISSYSMEKSKRFSAYQPKQLKTPISNTRNDKHAMYGGREVEKDSAENVDSSSRSKVVQSSLTKFVTVNKRKHEDTCTVLSELPVLRSEMLPCQVRKTHPEMHASVSGSLLSQHECDDSTDMDKNELSEHSKAFHVLNEVRTPPLARSCIDDRVSAEENVTSQEKASPLVDVGSKAFSGKSLENTLDDLSSTAPLVQSSNVILDGPVPCSGSEICSVLQFSINDLRTRRSQRLSRLHSNSSAPERMNIKRCYAAATLENSQPENQEGKAKALAAACNELERFFRKEDFGRMEVIGQFNLGFIIGKIDQDLFIVDQHAADEKYNFERLSQSTILNQQPLLQPMRLELSPEEEVIASIHMEIIRDFFYLLLLFPFCVKQKEMHCKFHKANTTYGCIPRLMERAASK
- the LOC131231927 gene encoding DNA mismatch repair protein PMS1 isoform X1; protein product: MEGVVNSPSIRPINKGVIHRICSGQVILDLSSAVKELVENSLDAGASSIEISLKEYGEESFKVIDNGCGISPSNFQALALKHHTSKIADFPDLQSLTTFGFRGEALSSLCALGNLTVETRTKNESVGTRLTFDHSGLVTSERKTARPIGTTVTVEKLFSTLPVRNKEFSRNIRREYGKLISLLNAYAVIAKGVRLVCTNTASKNIKSVVLKTPGSSSLKDNIVTVFGMNTFACLEPLSICVSDGCKVEGFLSKPGQGSGRTLGDRQFFYVNGRPVDMPKVSKLINELYKSSNSRQYPVAIMNFTIPTKAYDVNVTPDKRKIFFSDEASLMLSLREAIESIYSPSLCSYSINSFEDPKKGSKKEKDTFELDAPCDEPHCSPPKSPRGSVQKDVACWPEQTTDDTSLDMVEEGIPDSDVAEGIVQCKEETPLLKNSALISSYSMEKSKRFSAYQPKQLKTPISNTRNDKHAMYGGREVEKDSAENVDSSSRSKVVQSSLTKFVTVNKRKHEDTCTVLSELPVLRSEMLPCQVRKTHPEMHASVSGSLLSQHECDDSTDMDKNELSEHSKAFHVLNEVRTPPLARSCIDDRVSAEENVTSQEKASPLVDVGSKAFSGKSLENTLDDLSSTAPLVQSSNVILDGPVPCSGSEICSVLQFSINDLRTRRSQRLSRLHSNSSAPERMNIKRCYAAATLENSQPENQEGKAKALAAACNELERFFRKEDFGRMEVIGQFNLGFIIGKIDQDLFIVDQHAADEKYNFERLSQSTILNQQPLLQPMRLELSPEEEVIASIHMEIIRKNGFTLTEDMHAPPGHHFLLKAVPFSKNITFGAEDVRELISTLADSQGECSVISSYKMDTQDSICPSRVRGMLASRACRSSVMIGDPLGKNEMQKILQHLVGLKSPWNCPHGRPTMRHLIDLTTVHKSYG
- the LOC131231927 gene encoding DNA mismatch repair protein PMS1 isoform X3, with the translated sequence MEGVVNSPSIRPINKGVIHRICSGQVILDLSSAVKELVENSLDAGASSIEISLKEYGEESFKVIDNGCGISPSNFQAYAVIAKGVRLVCTNTASKNIKSVVLKTPGSSSLKDNIVTVFGMNTFACLEPLSICVSDGCKVEGFLSKPGQGSGRTLGDRQFFYVNGRPVDMPKVSKLINELYKSSNSRQYPVAIMNFTIPTKAYDVNVTPDKRKIFFSDEASLMLSLREAIESIYSPSLCSYSINSFEDPKKGSKKEKDTFELDAPCDEPHCSPPKSPRGSVQKDVACWPEQTTDDTSLDMVEEGIPDSDVAEGIVQCKEETPLLKNSALISSYSMEKSKRFSAYQPKQLKTPISNTRNDKHAMYGGREVEKDSAENVDSSSRSKVVQSSLTKFVTVNKRKHEDTCTVLSELPVLRSEMLPCQVRKTHPEMHASVSGSLLSQHECDDSTDMDKNELSEHSKAFHVLNEVRTPPLARSCIDDRVSAEENVTSQEKASPLVDVGSKAFSGKSLENTLDDLSSTAPLVQSSNVILDGPVPCSGSEICSVLQFSINDLRTRRSQRLSRLHSNSSAPERMNIKRCYAAATLENSQPENQEGKAKALAAACNELERFFRKEDFGRMEVIGQFNLGFIIGKIDQDLFIVDQHAADEKYNFERLSQSTILNQQPLLQPMRLELSPEEEVIASIHMEIIRKNGFTLTEDMHAPPGHHFLLKAVPFSKNITFGAEDVRELISTLADSQGECSVISSYKMDTQDSICPSRVRGMLASRACRSSVMIGDPLGKNEMQKILQHLVGLKSPWNCPHGRPTMRHLIDLTTVHKSYG
- the LOC131231927 gene encoding DNA mismatch repair protein PMS1 isoform X4 — translated: MEGVVNSPSIRPINKGVIHRICSGQVILDLSSAVKELVENSLDAGASSIEISLKEYGEESFKVIDNGCGISPSNFQALALKHHTSKIADFPDLQSLTTFGFRGEALSSLCALGNLTVETRTKNESVGTRLTFDHSGLVTSERKTARPIGTTVTVEKLFSTLPVRNKEFSRNIRREYGKLISLLNAYAVIAKGVRLVCTNTASKNIKSVVLKTPGSSSLKDNIVTVFGMNTFACLEPLSICVSDGCKVEGFLSKPGQGSGRTLGDRQFFYVNGRPVDMPKVSKLINELYKSSNSRQYPVAIMNFTIPTKAYDVNVTPDKRKIFFSDEASLMLSLREAIESIYSPSLCSYSINSFEDPKKGSKKEKDTFELDAPCDEPHCSPPKSPRGSVQKDVACWPEQTTDDTSLDMVEEGIPDSDVAEGIVQCKEETPLLKNSALISSYSMEKSKRFSAYQPKQLKTPISNTRNDKHAMYGGREVEKDSAENVDSSSRSKVVQSSLTKFVTVNKRKHEDTCTVLSELPVLRSEMLPCQVRKTHPEMHASVSGSLLSQHECDDSTDMDKNELSEHSKAFHVLNEVRTPPLARSCIDDRVSAEVIGQFNLGFIIGKIDQDLFIVDQHAADEKYNFERLSQSTILNQQPLLQPMRLELSPEEEVIASIHMEIIRKNGFTLTEDMHAPPGHHFLLKAVPFSKNITFGAEDVRELISTLADSQGECSVISSYKMDTQDSICPSRVRGMLASRACRSSVMIGDPLGKNEMQKILQHLVGLKSPWNCPHGRPTMRHLIDLTTVHKSYG